The following proteins are co-located in the Bacteroidales bacterium genome:
- a CDS encoding transcriptional repressor — MFNEIKERNFSFDAIKKIFIEYLEQKKHRKTPERFTILKEIYNTDGHFDVETLYIRMKNNKYRVSRATLYNTIELLLDCDLLIKHNFGSNCAQFERSFRFNKHDHFICIDTGVVKEFYDPRITEIKASIERELGVKITHHSLTFYGQCNGHELNPAENQN; from the coding sequence ATGTTTAACGAGATAAAAGAAAGAAATTTTTCTTTCGATGCAATAAAGAAAATCTTTATTGAATACCTCGAACAGAAAAAACACAGAAAAACTCCGGAACGGTTTACGATCCTAAAAGAGATCTATAATACCGACGGGCACTTTGATGTGGAAACACTCTACATCAGGATGAAAAATAACAAATACAGGGTGAGCCGCGCTACACTCTACAATACCATTGAACTTTTGCTCGACTGTGACCTGCTGATTAAGCACAATTTTGGAAGCAATTGCGCCCAATTCGAACGTTCATTCAGATTTAACAAACATGATCACTTTATTTGTATTGACACTGGTGTCGTCAAAGAGTTCTACGATCCCAGGATCACTGAAATTAAAGCCTCAATCGAAAGAGAACTTGGTGTAAAGATCACTCATCATTCTCTCACTTTCTACGGTCAATGCAACGGTCATGAACTGAACCCGGCTGAAAACCAGAATTAG